One Brevibacillus choshinensis genomic window carries:
- a CDS encoding response regulator, producing the protein MVQESIRVVVIEDDPMVQEINTQFIERVPGFQVVGVAANGAEGVKLARELVPDLVVMDVFMPVQDGVKALMELRACDQAVDVIVITAAKDKPTIQAMLRNGAMDYIIKPFQYERIQQSLESYRQYRQQMGLDGSASQEEVDRLFRKTVGQPGKESDPVKETEALPKGLHAVTLDQIERHLERENQSLSAEEVAERVGIARVTARRYLDYLEKVGRVRLDVSYGGVGRPTNRYMRVHKK; encoded by the coding sequence ATGGTCCAGGAGTCCATTCGAGTGGTCGTCATCGAAGACGATCCGATGGTGCAGGAAATCAACACGCAGTTTATCGAGCGCGTCCCAGGCTTTCAGGTCGTGGGAGTCGCCGCAAATGGGGCGGAGGGTGTCAAGCTGGCCAGGGAGCTGGTGCCTGATCTGGTCGTGATGGACGTCTTCATGCCCGTTCAGGACGGGGTCAAGGCCCTGATGGAGCTGCGCGCGTGCGACCAGGCCGTCGATGTCATCGTGATCACTGCGGCCAAGGACAAGCCCACCATTCAGGCGATGCTGCGCAATGGTGCGATGGATTACATCATCAAGCCGTTTCAATATGAGCGAATCCAGCAATCTCTCGAATCCTATCGGCAGTATCGCCAGCAGATGGGCCTGGATGGCTCCGCGTCCCAGGAAGAGGTGGATCGGCTGTTTCGCAAGACGGTAGGGCAGCCGGGCAAAGAGAGTGATCCTGTCAAAGAAACAGAAGCATTGCCCAAGGGATTGCACGCTGTTACACTGGATCAAATAGAACGTCATTTGGAAAGGGAAAATCAGTCCCTTTCAGCAGAAGAAGTGGCTGAGCGGGTCGGGATTGCCAGAGTGACTGCCAGGCGCTATCTGGACTACCTCGAAAAAGTGGGACGGGTGCGGCTGGATGTCAGCTATGGGGGAGTAGGCAGGCCCACCAATCGGTACATGCGGGTACACAAAAAATAA
- a CDS encoding sigma-54 interaction domain-containing protein — MIDYEAVLGSLFDIVHVTDAQGRTLYCSKRYGEYFGIDPEEMMGKPIEDFYHMGYFSPTITMRVIRDKKKVQTIQTTRQNRKLFVEGTPIWDKDGTFSGVVNTSIDITDEEKLQQELNETKYIGTLYQSEITKERGRQKGNTCLIYRSTSMQQVTAMAEKLAQVESSMILLGESGVGKGVLAKYIHECSPRMDKPFVHINCGAIPETLLESELFGYEKGAFTGADKDGKSGLIEKANGGTLFLDEIGELPLNLQVKLLTVLQDKMITPVGSSIPRKVDVKLITATNQNLRQMVKEGKFREDLYYRIHVVPLEIPPLRERREEIPVLVHYFLGVFSERYSLDRQLSDACYRILEEYDWPGNVRELENVVERLVVTSHDEWITPAQIPRYIHNQESSANNGVKVDRVMQMQDAMEEVERQLMQHAYDLHKTTTKVAEALGISQPSASRKLRKWVFQRE, encoded by the coding sequence ATGATCGATTATGAAGCCGTCCTGGGCTCATTGTTCGACATCGTGCACGTCACGGATGCACAAGGCAGAACGCTCTACTGCTCGAAGAGGTACGGGGAATACTTTGGAATCGATCCCGAGGAAATGATGGGGAAGCCTATCGAGGACTTCTATCACATGGGCTATTTTTCGCCTACGATTACCATGCGTGTCATTCGGGACAAAAAGAAGGTACAAACGATCCAGACGACCAGGCAAAACCGAAAGCTCTTTGTGGAGGGCACCCCGATCTGGGACAAGGACGGCACCTTCAGTGGAGTCGTCAATACATCGATCGATATCACGGACGAAGAAAAGCTTCAGCAGGAGCTGAATGAAACCAAGTACATCGGGACACTTTACCAAAGTGAAATCACCAAAGAGCGGGGCAGACAGAAAGGGAATACGTGTCTGATCTACCGCAGCACCTCCATGCAGCAGGTGACGGCCATGGCTGAAAAGCTGGCACAAGTAGAGTCATCCATGATCCTGCTCGGGGAGTCAGGTGTCGGCAAAGGCGTGCTGGCCAAGTACATCCATGAATGCAGCCCGCGCATGGACAAGCCGTTTGTACATATCAACTGTGGCGCGATTCCCGAGACGCTGCTGGAATCAGAGCTGTTCGGCTACGAAAAGGGCGCTTTTACGGGAGCAGACAAGGACGGCAAGTCCGGGCTGATCGAAAAGGCAAACGGCGGCACCCTTTTTTTGGATGAGATCGGGGAGCTGCCGCTCAACTTGCAGGTAAAGCTGCTGACGGTCTTGCAGGACAAGATGATTACGCCTGTGGGCAGCTCCATTCCGCGCAAAGTGGACGTGAAGCTCATCACCGCGACGAACCAAAACCTGCGGCAGATGGTGAAGGAAGGGAAGTTCCGCGAAGATTTGTACTACCGCATTCACGTGGTTCCCTTGGAAATACCGCCGCTGCGGGAGCGCAGGGAAGAAATCCCCGTCCTCGTCCACTACTTTCTCGGCGTCTTTTCCGAGAGGTACAGCCTCGACAGACAGCTCAGCGACGCCTGTTATCGGATCCTCGAGGAATACGACTGGCCCGGAAATGTGCGTGAGCTGGAAAACGTGGTGGAGCGTCTGGTGGTCACTTCGCATGATGAATGGATCACGCCCGCGCAGATCCCCCGCTATATTCACAACCAGGAGAGCAGTGCGAATAACGGGGTCAAAGTGGACCGCGTGATGCAGATGCAGGATGCGATGGAGGAAGTGGAGCGGCAGCTGATGCAGCATGCCTATGATCTGCACAAGACGACGACCAAGGTGGCAGAGGCTTTGGGGATCAGCCAGCCTTCTGCGAGCCGCAAGCTGCGCAAATGGGTATTCCAGCGTGAATAA
- a CDS encoding TRAP transporter substrate-binding protein produces the protein MRSVASIALFVLLGLASAIAIGFGGDLPLANWSYDEEQEGLSERIIIKFSHVVAENTPKGLAVDRFSQLVKEKTNGRVEVQVFANGILYSDNTELEALMNGDVQMIAPAYSKLSNQIPAWLAMDLPYAFRDEAQVQQAVNGEIGHLLFQTLEPFNIKGMAFWSNGFKQFTSNQPIRMPEDLRGQRFRIMPSKVLQAQFQTIGATTEDAPFTDVYRKLADGAVDGQENTISNIYTKRLYQVQKYMTISNHGYLGYAVIMNRSFWEKLPPDIQTDIEEAMRESTSYINELAVTMNQQQLQQMKEESSMEIHELTPREQQVWRQAMQSVYTKFAPSIGKPLMDKIKELHQER, from the coding sequence ATGAGATCTGTTGCAAGCATCGCCTTGTTCGTCTTGCTTGGACTCGCAAGCGCCATCGCAATCGGCTTTGGCGGTGATCTTCCTCTCGCAAATTGGAGCTACGACGAGGAGCAGGAAGGACTATCGGAGAGGATTATCATCAAATTCAGCCATGTGGTTGCGGAAAACACGCCAAAGGGTCTCGCCGTGGACCGATTTTCCCAATTGGTCAAGGAAAAAACGAATGGACGTGTGGAAGTGCAGGTATTTGCGAACGGCATACTTTACTCGGACAACACGGAGCTGGAGGCCCTGATGAACGGCGACGTGCAGATGATTGCACCAGCCTATTCCAAATTGTCCAATCAGATTCCCGCATGGCTCGCCATGGATCTTCCCTACGCTTTTCGCGACGAGGCGCAGGTCCAGCAGGCGGTGAACGGCGAGATCGGCCATCTGCTGTTTCAGACCTTGGAGCCATTCAACATCAAGGGAATGGCGTTTTGGAGCAACGGCTTTAAACAATTCACCAGCAACCAGCCCATCCGCATGCCCGAGGATTTGCGGGGCCAGCGCTTCCGAATCATGCCGAGCAAAGTTCTGCAAGCCCAGTTCCAAACCATCGGTGCAACAACGGAAGACGCGCCTTTCACCGATGTATACCGTAAATTGGCTGACGGTGCCGTCGATGGACAGGAAAACACGATCTCCAATATCTACACCAAGCGGCTCTATCAGGTGCAAAAATACATGACCATCAGCAATCACGGGTATCTTGGTTATGCTGTGATCATGAACCGCTCTTTTTGGGAAAAGCTCCCCCCTGACATCCAGACGGACATCGAGGAAGCAATGCGTGAATCCACCTCCTATATCAACGAGTTGGCCGTTACGATGAATCAACAGCAATTGCAGCAAATGAAGGAAGAGTCCAGCATGGAAATCCATGAGCTGACCCCTCGGGAACAGCAGGTCTGGCGTCAGGCGATGCAATCGGTTTACACCAAGTTCGCCCCCAGCATCGGGAAACCACTCATGGATAAAATCAAAGAGCTTCACCAAGAGAGGTGA
- a CDS encoding ATP-binding protein produces MLLSVGIVLFSLVIGSLIVVGGIIRVTETQLGQRLMTTARTIAEIPVIQKSIQEPDGWRVINPTAHKLKIVNDVTYIVVLNKDRVRYSDPLDKRIGTFYRGKDVEAAFAEHSYQQKVRGELGTALRAYVPLMDEHHQQVGVVLVGRVMPGVWEIMREERANIAITFFLSLLFGVWGSYQLARHMKKQMLNLEPDEIARILVERTATFHSMHEGVIAIDNQERITIFNDRAKQIFGLDEDLEVLGMPIRSVLHDTRLPEVLEQQKNFTNTEIHVGNTLLWSNRFLIKVENKVVGALAIFQDRTEVARMAEELTGVKEFVGALRVQNHEHMNKLHTIAGLLQLHQHEKALAYLFEVSDQQEELTSFLSSQIADENVSGLLMGKVSRGRELGIRVTIDRMSRLEQFPPYMDHHNFVLILGNLIENAFDSLEKSDRQDKEITISIEQDSEVCSLLVEDNGIGMDENTRARMLERGFSTKEREHRGLGLHLVHQLVKKGGGELVCHSRPNEGASFLITFPMKEVDE; encoded by the coding sequence ATGCTTCTCTCCGTCGGCATCGTGCTGTTTTCCCTGGTGATCGGCAGTCTGATCGTTGTAGGGGGCATCATTCGTGTGACGGAGACACAGCTGGGACAGCGGTTGATGACAACAGCCCGCACCATTGCCGAGATCCCCGTGATTCAAAAAAGCATTCAGGAGCCGGACGGGTGGCGTGTCATCAATCCTACGGCGCACAAGCTGAAAATCGTCAATGACGTTACCTATATCGTAGTCTTGAATAAAGACCGTGTCCGCTATTCGGATCCGCTGGACAAACGGATCGGGACCTTTTATCGGGGAAAGGACGTGGAGGCGGCGTTCGCTGAGCATTCCTACCAGCAAAAGGTAAGGGGAGAGCTAGGCACAGCGCTTCGAGCCTACGTGCCGCTCATGGACGAGCATCACCAGCAAGTAGGCGTAGTGCTGGTGGGACGGGTCATGCCCGGCGTCTGGGAAATCATGCGGGAGGAGCGGGCCAATATCGCCATCACGTTCTTTCTCTCTCTGCTGTTTGGCGTATGGGGGTCGTATCAGCTGGCACGCCATATGAAGAAGCAGATGCTGAATCTCGAGCCGGATGAGATCGCCCGGATTCTCGTCGAGCGGACAGCGACCTTTCACTCCATGCACGAAGGGGTCATCGCCATCGACAATCAGGAGCGCATCACAATATTCAATGATCGCGCCAAGCAGATCTTTGGGCTGGATGAGGACTTGGAAGTGCTGGGCATGCCCATTCGCTCAGTCCTTCACGACACGAGGCTGCCAGAGGTGCTGGAGCAGCAAAAGAACTTCACCAATACGGAAATTCACGTGGGAAATACGCTCCTCTGGTCAAACCGCTTTTTGATCAAAGTCGAGAACAAGGTCGTAGGGGCTCTGGCGATCTTTCAGGACCGCACGGAGGTAGCCAGGATGGCGGAAGAACTGACAGGAGTCAAAGAATTCGTCGGGGCCTTGCGGGTCCAAAATCACGAGCACATGAACAAGCTTCATACCATCGCCGGACTGCTCCAGCTCCATCAGCACGAAAAGGCGCTTGCCTACTTGTTCGAGGTGAGTGATCAACAGGAAGAGCTGACTTCCTTTTTGTCGAGTCAGATTGCCGACGAAAATGTTTCGGGGCTCTTGATGGGCAAGGTGAGCAGGGGCAGGGAGCTCGGAATTCGTGTCACCATTGACCGGATGAGCCGTTTGGAGCAGTTTCCCCCGTACATGGATCACCACAACTTTGTATTGATTCTGGGGAACCTCATCGAAAATGCATTTGACTCACTGGAAAAAAGCGATCGGCAAGACAAGGAAATCACGATCAGCATCGAACAGGACAGCGAGGTGTGTTCGCTCTTGGTCGAGGACAACGGGATTGGGATGGATGAGAATACGCGAGCCCGCATGCTCGAGCGAGGTTTTTCCACCAAGGAACGGGAGCATCGCGGACTCGGATTGCATTTGGTGCATCAGCTGGTGAAAAAAGGGGGAGGGGAGTTGGTCTGCCATTCCCGCCCGAATGAAGGAGCCAGCTTTCTTATTACGTTTCCGATGAAGGAGGTGGACGAGTGA